The Magnetococcales bacterium genomic interval TGTTCGCCGCCGGCGACTGCGCCTTCGGGCCGGACATCCTGATCCGTGCCATCGGCGAGGGGCGGCGAGCCGCCGAGGCGATCAGCCTGTACCTCAACGGCGCCCCGGTCAAACTGACCCGTCCCTACGCCATCTCCCGGGGACGGCTGAAGGAACTGGATTCCGCCGATTTCGCCCCCCGTTTCGTCCACAAGAAGCGGGCCATGGAAACGACCCTTCCCTCCGAGCAGCGTCTCAAGAACAATGCCGGTTGGGCGCCGATCAACGTCGGACTGGATCAGATTCAGGCCATGGCCGAGGCGACCCGATGCATCGAGTGTGGTTGCAACGCCCGCTTCGATTGCGACCTGCGCAATTATTCGACCGATTACAATGCCACCGAAAAACGGCTCGCCGGGGCCAAACGTTCCTATGAAGAGGATAAACGTCATCCCCTGATCCGCATCGAATCGGACAAATGCATCACCTGCGCCTCGTGCGTTCGCATTTGCAACGAGGTACGCAATATCAACGCCCTGACCTTCGTCAATCGCGGTTTCGTGACTCGGATCGGACCCAATTTCAACGATCCCCTTCAGGAGACCGGTTGCGACGCCTGCGGCATGTGTACCGATGTCTGTCCCACCGGCACCCTGGCCCCCAATACCGGCAAGGAATGTGGACCCTGGATCTGGAACGAAACCATCAGCACCTGTACCGACTGTTCCAGGGGCTGTGGCATCAAGGTGGCCAGCAATCGCAACCGCATCGTCAAGATCCAGTCGATCAATTCCGATTCGGTCAACGGCGCCGTCATCTGTGCCGAGGGGCGGTTCGGCTATCAGTTGCTGGCCAAACGGGCCAACCGCGACAACGATCAGGCGATCCAAAAAGGACGGGAGATTCTTGGCCTGGGCGGACGGGTCGCCATCCTGGTCAGCCCCAGGGTGATGGTCGAGGAGGCCTATGCCGCGGCGCGTCTGGCCAAAAGAACGGGTGGAACACTTTATTGGGTCGCGGGAGATGCCATTCAGGGAGCGGCCAAATCGGCTGGAAAAATGCGCGGTGAGGCCAACGTCTCTTTGTTGGCACTTCTGGGAGGCAAGGCCTGGAAGGGAGAGGAGGCGGATACCTACGTCACGGTCAATCTGGCCAAAATGCCGCAAAAAACAACTTCAAACCGCATCATCGCCTTGAACTCCCATGGTATCCAGGACGACGTTACCGTTTTGATCACCGTGGCGGATCCGTTGGAAACCAGCGGTACGTTTCTCAACCGCGACGGCGATTTGTGCGTCTTGAACAGGGCCCTGGTCAATCAGGGGGCGCCAAAAGGATTCAGCGCCCTCATGCGTCTGAGCGGCGAGGAGGGATTGGCAGAGTTGTCCGCCCTGCAAAAGGCCCTGGCGGGAGAGGTCACGGAAATGTCGCTTCTGACACAACTCAATGGTCATCGGGTCGTCAAGACCGGGGTCGCTCCGATCCTTGTCGCCAGCGTCCCCGACAGCCGCGAAGCCGCCTTTGCCCTGCACATGAAACAGTTGGATCTTCCCTGGGCGGGTTGAACCTCTTTCATTTTGCAAAAGACCGGGAGGAGGGAGGGAGAGAAGTCCCCTCCCTCCGCGGTGGCTGACCGAAAGCGGAAATCCGGGACTTGAAGCGAATGACATGCAAAAATGACATATCCTGGGATGGTTATGGTTTATCTGCTGCACACGTTGAAAAAATCGGGTCCATAATGCAGAATGAACAGGGTAACCCGTGGTCAACGAGTACCGTGAATGGGAGACATCGTGATGTCGCAGGCCTTGACTTTTGATGACATCTGGAAAATGTTCCAGGAAATGGTCCAGGAGGATCGTGAACGAAGAGCGGAGTTGGACCGCGAAATCAAGGAAACCAGCCAGCAGATCAAGGAAATCTCCGCTCAAATGAGAGAAACCGACCGCAAGTTTCAGGAAACCGACCGCAAGTTTCAGGAAACCGAGCAGCAGATGAAGGAAACTGACCGCAAGATCAAGGAGGTCAGCCAGCAGGTTGGCAACCTGGGCAGTCGGTGGGGTGAGTTCGTCGAAGGCATCGTCGCCCCGGCCTGCGAAACTCTGTTTGCCGAGCGGGGCGTTCCAGTGCATCGTGTTGCGCCTCGGGTCAAGGCAACGAGCCTGGACGGCAACCGGCGCATGGAGATTGACCTGTTGGTGGACAACACCGACAGCGTTGTCCTGGTGGAGGTCAAGAGTCGTCTGACCGCCGA includes:
- a CDS encoding FAD-dependent oxidoreductase; protein product: MENTVSIILNGRTLEAKSGATIREVAQQEGIKIPTFCHDDRLKPFASCFLCVVEVKGARTLLPACSTRVAPKMEIQTDSEKVTTSRKMALDLLLSDHAGDCIAPCEATCPANIDIQGYIAHIANGDFAGAVHLIKKRNPLPVVCGRICPHPCEAQCRRALVDEPIAINPLKRFSSEYELEHGPFVPQPGTDTGKKVAIVGGGPAGLSAAYFLRQAGHAVEIFEALPELGGMARYGIPRFRLPWDLMDNEIKAILDLGVKVHFNSKLGENFSIADLKRQGFDAILLAIGAHKSKPMRIDNEEVPGVMGGIDFLRKVVLKEPVQVGSKVAVLGGGDTAMDCARVARRLGAQVTLLYRRTQAEMPSSPWEQEETHEEGVEFRFLTAPSAVVVDENGRAKALRVITMELGEPDASGRRRPVPIENSEEDLEFDLIIPAIGQDPDLSFLDREEVKPQTTKWSTFVYDEKTQVTTMEGVFAAGDCAFGPDILIRAIGEGRRAAEAISLYLNGAPVKLTRPYAISRGRLKELDSADFAPRFVHKKRAMETTLPSEQRLKNNAGWAPINVGLDQIQAMAEATRCIECGCNARFDCDLRNYSTDYNATEKRLAGAKRSYEEDKRHPLIRIESDKCITCASCVRICNEVRNINALTFVNRGFVTRIGPNFNDPLQETGCDACGMCTDVCPTGTLAPNTGKECGPWIWNETISTCTDCSRGCGIKVASNRNRIVKIQSINSDSVNGAVICAEGRFGYQLLAKRANRDNDQAIQKGREILGLGGRVAILVSPRVMVEEAYAAARLAKRTGGTLYWVAGDAIQGAAKSAGKMRGEANVSLLALLGGKAWKGEEADTYVTVNLAKMPQKTTSNRIIALNSHGIQDDVTVLITVADPLETSGTFLNRDGDLCVLNRALVNQGAPKGFSALMRLSGEEGLAELSALQKALAGEVTEMSLLTQLNGHRVVKTGVAPILVASVPDSREAAFALHMKQLDLPWAG
- a CDS encoding DUF3782 domain-containing protein, which gives rise to MSQALTFDDIWKMFQEMVQEDRERRAELDREIKETSQQIKEISAQMRETDRKFQETDRKFQETEQQMKETDRKIKEVSQQVGNLGSRWGEFVEGIVAPACETLFAERGVPVHRVAPRVKATSLDGNRRMEIDLLVDNTDSVVLVEVKSRLTAEDVRDHLKRIREFKEFYEGEGGAQVMGAVAGILIDKDVDRFAMNEGLFVIVQSGDSVKLANKETFVPRTW